The genomic DNA AGGGCAGCCACCAGTCCCGGCGCGTAAGAAGCAAGCCCGGCAGCGAAGAGCGCGAAGAGCGCGGCGTTGAACACGCGCCCGGTGCGCGCGGGTGCGCCGGGGAAAGGGCGGAACATGGCGGTCAGCGTGCCGATGGCGGCCAGGATCAGCCAGGGAAGGAACAGGGATACATCGACCGACATCCCGGCCAGGCCGGTGAAGGCCATGGCCAGCGGGACCGCCCCGTAGGAGACGGCCAGGGGCAGTCCGGTCAATCCGGTCCGTCCGGGCTGTTGCGCTCGCGTGCTGTGCATCAGGGTTGTCGAATACCCCGTTGCCGCACCAAGGTAAAGGCGTGAGCCGCCCGGCCAGCGGCGCGCACGCACGGTTGCCGTTTAATTTTCTCAAGTATTTCAAGATAAATTTTTCAACTTTCTGCTTTTCCTGGATAAAAAAGTCGCGCAAAATGAACATAATAACAGTTTGTTTTTATTGAGTTTTGTCGGGCATAAAAATGATTAATTTCTCAAGTGCTCTAAATGCTTCGTAAACATTGTCCGATAGGAAAAAAGAGTGTAGGGTGGCAATGCGTTATCCGGCTCATTGGGGAATGAGGGTGGTCAACGAAATACCTGTGGGGGTGACCATGAAAGGAAGCGCACGGGCCGTTTTGAGGAAAACGGCCATCATCATTCTGCTGGCGGTCGGCCTGTCCGGCCTGCCTGGCTGCGCGGTCGTGGGCCCGCTCTTAAGCGTTGGCGGCATGGCCGGTCTCGCGCCGCTTCAGTACGCCTCGTCGGTGTACACTGTGGGCGAGTTCACCTATGAGTACGCGGCCAACGACAAGGACCCCGGCGAGGTCATCCAGGCCAAGATCGACGGCGTGGTCACTGGCGACGCCTTTACCCTGCCTGATTCGGCCAGGGGCTACGACGCGCCCAAACGGTATGAGGCGCCACGGCCCATGCCCGACGCCATGCTGGCCCGTGTCGAGACCGGCCCGTCAGCCGGGGAACGGGACGTGGACAGTAATCCGAGCCTGTCGGCCAGCGCGCGCCAGAAGCGGGTCGAGCAACTGCTTGGCCGCCGCACGCTCCAGTTCGAGCGGCTGGAGACCCGGCGCATGGCCTTTCAGCAGTCCCGCTCCAGAGGGCGGCTGACCCTGCGCCAGACAGCCATGGCCTCGACCCCGAACCTCTTCCAGGGTGCCAAGGGCGAGACCACGTTGCGCTAGCAGGCTGTTGACAAACGGTGATCTGCTGCGTTGCTGCAAAAAGCTCAAATCCTCGCGTACAGGGAGTACGTTTCGGCCTTGAGCTTTTTTTGCGCCTAGCACTCGAACCTTTCTCAACAGCCTGTCAGAGCTGGCTTTGTCAATGCTCTGGGACGCCCTGCGGCGTCCCTCTTTCATGAAAAAAGACGGCCCGGACATGCGGGCGGCACAGGAGGACAGGCATGGCCGAGGCAGCCATCAGGCGCATGGCCCTGATCGGCGGGCGGATGGCGGCCCGGTTGGGAGCACAGGCAGGAACGCCCAGCAGGGAGAACTGACAGGCCCACACCAGTAACTGCCGACCTTGGCCGGGTATGCCGGACTGCCTGAGGCAGAGAAGGGGTGAACGGGTTTTGGGCTGCGCCCTGCCCCATCGGGCGGGCATATGCCGCCAGGACGACTACATCCCGGAGACGGCACCCTCCCTGTCGCGGAACAGGGGGAATATCTTGTCATAGCCCGAAACCTCGAACACTTCCTGGATGTAGTCCTTGACCCCACAGATGGCGACCCGGCCCGAGGACTTCTTGAGCCGCTGGTAGGCCAGCACCAGGATGCGCAATCCGGAGCTGTTGATATAGTCCAGCTCGGAGAAGTCGAAGAGCAGGCATTTTTCCCCGGCTTCGAGCAGGGCAAGGACCTTCTCCTCCATGGCCTGGGTGCCTTCGGCGTCGAGGTTGCCGTTCACGGTCAGAATGATGATTTCGTTTTCCTTGGATTCTATCAGTGCCACAGTAGACCTCCCTATGCGGGCTTTTCCCCTTCGGGGAAGCACTCGTTGCAGATGCGTTTCTTGAGCAGCAGGATGTTCCTGCCGTTTTCCCTTGCGTATTCGATCTGATCCATCATCCTCTTGACCAGGTGGATGCCCATGCCGCCGATGGGGCGCAGCCGATCCTCAAGAGGCACCTCCAGCTCAGGGTCCGGGGCTTCGAGGAGGTTGAACGGCTCGGCGTCGTCCTCGATGCGGATGGTGACACAGTCGCCGTCCAGGCTGATGGTCACGTCGATGGGGTGCTCGTCAAAGTCGGCATACCCGTAGTCGATGATGTTGGTGACCAGCTCGTCCAGGCACAGTGTCAGGTGGAACACGGCCTTGGGGGGCAGCCCGTGGGTCAGGCCGAATTGTTCAACCTCGGGCTGGAACCGCCTGAAGCAGTTCATTTTGTTTGTCATTCGAAAGGATGTGACGTATTTGGTCATGCCCTGTTCCATGCGCTGCCGTGCCGGTGTCCCATGGTCTCCGGGCGGACGCCCGACCCGCTGGTGTCCCGTTTCTCAGCCATTGAGTGTCTTCCTGATCACCACCACGGCCATGTCGTCCTCCTGGCCGCCGGCCTGATGCCGGGTGGCGGCCTGCATGAGCGCGGTCCGGATGTCTTCGGGACATTTATGAGCGTTCTCCCGGACTAAGGCAAGCACTCTCTGCTTGCCGAACATCTCTCCGGCCTCGTCGCGGGCCTCCCACACGCCGTCCGTCGCCAGGACGAGCAACTCGCCCTCCTCAAGCACGGTGTGCTCCTCCACATACACGAAATCGCTGGCAACCCCCAGGGGCAGGCCCGCGCCGTCCAGCTCGCCGAACTCGTCCCTGTCCGGCGAGTAGCGGATGGCCGGGTCGTGTCCGGCGCGCACCCAGCGGACCGAGCCCGAGCCGTCGAGCAGTTCCAGGTAGAACAGGGTCAGGAACCGTCCGGTGCCGTCCAGGTCGCGGGCGAGGCTGGCGTTGACCGTGGAGATTCGCGCCTCGGCGCTCATGGGTACCTCGGTCAGGCTGTGCATCTGGCCTCTGGCCGAGGCCATGATCAGGGCCGAGGGCACGCCGTGGCCCGACACGTCGCCCAGCAGCACGCCCAGGGCGCGGCCATGCTCCACTCTGGTGTCGAGGAAATCGTAGTAGTCGCCGCCGGTCTGGTCGCAGTAGACGATGCCTCCGGCGATCTCGTAGCCGGGCAGGGTCGGCACGCTGCCGGGCAGGAGCAGCCCCTGCACCTCCTCGGCCAGGGCCAGGTCGCGCGACAGGCGCACATGCTCGGCCAGCTTGGGCACCATGTTGTTGAAGGAGTCGGTCAGCACGTCGCGTTCGTCGCCGGTCCTGACGGTGTCCATTCTGGCCGAAAAGTCCCCACGCGACAGCCGCTCGGCGGCCTCGGTCATGCGGATGATGGGCCGGGTGATGGCCCTGGAGCCGAACCAGGCGATGAGCCCGGTGGCCACGAGCATGATGGCCGAGATGATGGCCGAGACCGACCTGATCCTGTTGAACATGGTGGTCAGCGATCCGGACACCTCGTCCGGGAGTCGGGCCACCACGCTCTCGGGCGCGATGAGCAGAAAACTGAAGTTCGGGTTGGAGGCAAAGGCCCAGACGCTGTCCTCGCCGTGGTAAGGCAACCGCATGGCCCCGCTGTCGGACGCGTCCATGGCGGCCAGCAGACGGGCAAACGCCTCGGAATCGTCCGAGGCCATCCGCTCCGGCTCGATGCCCGCCCGCCAGTGCTGGCTCTTCGTGGCCTCATAGGATTGCTGGGCCAGGATGAGCAGGCCGCCCCCGGGATCGCGTGCGACCATGAACGAGCGGGTGTCCTCGCTCCAGCGCGAGGTGATATCCGTCTCGTGCAGCACGGACTGGATGGGGATGTCGATGGCCGCCACCCCGGCGAATCCGCCGGAGGCGTCATGCACCGGATGGGCGATGGTGGCCATCACCTGTCGGGTGGTGGGGTCGATCTGGGGCAGGGTCCAGACGGCATGTCCACTGGCCTTGACGTTTTCATACCACGGCTGGTCGCGGTGGTCGTAGACCATGGGGAAACTGTCCAGGCCGGGATAGCGCACGAGCAGGCCGGATTCGAGCCCCACCTGGACCCAGGTGGCGCTGGAGTCCAGCTGGGCATAGACATCGGCAAAGGTGGGGAGCAGCCCGTGGAGTCGGTCCACCTGGGACAGGACCGACGTGTCGCGCACAAAGGGCGAGACGTGGAAGGTCTGGGCCTCGAAGTCCACGAGCAGCGAAATGGTCGCGCCGTGCATGATCTGCTTGTCGTAGCGGCCCTTGGGCGCGGTGATCTTTTGGGCCAGGGGCCAGGGGGAGGGGGGCCGGGCCGAGGTCAGGCTCTCCGGCTTGGTCTCGTCCAGCAGGCTCCCGGCTTGGCGGGCCAGCATCATGGTCCCGAGCCTGAGGGCCTGGCCGCGACCCTCCACGGTGCGCAGAATGGACATGGCGCTGTGCTGCAACTCGGCGGTGACGATGTCGAGCAGTTCGGTCCGGGTTCTGTCCGAGAGGGTCTCGGCCATGGTCGTGGCGGTGTGGCTGGTGACGGTGCGCGAGAGGAACAGCGGCAGCAGGCTGAACGCGACAAGCACGAGGAATATTTTTATGCGGATGGACAGGTTCATAAATCGTCACCTCGCCGGGCGGGCCTGGGCGGCGCGGAATCGCGCCCCTTGCCGCCGTGTGCGCCTATCCGAATATAGCACACTTTGCGCTTGGAAAAGAACTATATTCCGTTTATAGGTTTGTGGCGTTCAAATTCTTCCATCGCAGGGAACCTATCATGCCACATCCCAACGAAACCAAGCGGATCACCAAGACCTCCCTCTATTCCTGGGTCCTCTTCAGGAATCTCCACCTCCAGCTCATCGTGGTCGGCATTATCGTGGTCACGGTGGTCATGCGCGTGCTGCCGCTTGAGATGCAAAAGCGGATCATCAACGAAGCCATAGGCATGAAGGATCTGCACGCCCTGTACCTCTACTGCGGCCTGTACATAGGCACGGTCACCCTGGCGGGCATCCTCAAATATGTCATCAACCTGATGCAGAACTACATTGGCGAAAAAACGCTGATGACCGTGCGCGAGCGGCTCTACGAGCACCTGCTCTCCCTGCCCATCCAGTTCTACCGCCGCACCTCGCCGGGCAACGTCATCTCCTACATCATCACCGAGTTCATCCCGGTGGCCACCTTCATCGGTCAGGCCGTGGCCGTGCCCGCTGTCAACATTCTGACCTTCTTCGCCATGGCCGGGTACATGATCTACCTCAACCCGACCATCGGGATCATCTCCATCACCCTGTATCCCATCGAACTCATTCTCCTGCCGCGCATCCAGAAATATTTCCGCCGGGCCAACCGGCAGCGCATCAAGCACACCCAGCGCCTCTCCGGGCTGGTGGGCGAGGCAGTCACCGGCGTGCATGAGGTCCATTCCAACGCCTCCATTCCCCTTGAAAAGGCGCGGTTCAAGAATATCCTGACCAAGCTCTACAAGGCCACCCTGATGCAGAACGCGCTGCGGTTCGGCATCAAGTTCATCAACAACTTCTTCATGAGCCTTGGGCCGTTCATCCTTTTTCTCATCGGCGGCTACTACGCCATCAAGGGCCAATTCGACGTGGGCGCCATCGTCGCCTTCCTCTCGGCCTACGAGAAGCTCTACGACCCGTGGAAGGAGTTGATGGAGTTCTGGCAGGTCTATCAGGACAGCTCGGTGCGCTACAAGCAGATCATGCGCGCCTTTGACCACGCCCCGGAGTTCGCCCAGGCCGTGGAGGGCCGCGAACCCTACCGGCTCGACAACGACATCGAGGTGCGCGACCTTTCGTTCGTGGTCGGCGGCAACATCAAGCTGCTCGACCGGGTGTCGCTCTCGGTCAAGGGCGGCGAACACGTGGCCCTGGTTGGCTTCTCCGGCTCGGGCAAGTCCACCCTGGCCCTGTGCGTTGCCCAACTCTACAAGTACACCGGCGGCAGCATCCTGGTGGGCGGGCGCGAGGTCACGGAGCTGACCAAGCCCGATATCTCGTTCAACCTGGGCATGGTGGCCCAGCATCCCTTCATCTTCGACGGCACGGTGCGCGACAACCTGCTCTATTCCTGCCGCGCGCTGTCCATGCAGGGCGGCGGCTGTACCGAATCGGGCGGAGAGCCGGATCTCGATACCCTGATCAAGCTCACCCAGCAGGTGGGGCTGTTCACCGATATCCTCGCCTTTGCCCTGCGCGCCCGGCTGGGCGAGGAGGCGAAGAACCCCGGCCTGCGCGACATCATCGTGGCCTCGCGCCGCGAGTTCCAGCAGGGCGAGACCGGCATGTTTGCCGATGTGGCCGAACACATCGAATTCTTCGACCAGGGTACCTACAGCCGCTACATGACGGTGGTCGAAAACATCGCCTTTGGCGCGCCCGTCAAGGATGAATTCGACCAGGAACACCTGCCCATGCTGCCCTGGTTCATCGAGTTCCTGGAGAGCCACGGCCTCATGGCCCACCTCATGGTGCTGGGTGAAACCCTGGCCAGGGTCGTCACCGACGAGATGGGGCCCGAACCCGCCCACGATGCCTTTGCCGGCTGCCCCATCCCCGAGGCGCGCTACGGCGACTATCTGATGGTCGCCAACCGTCTCGATTCGGGCGAGCCGCTGAACAAGGAGGAGACCGGGCTGATCATCAGGCTGGCTCTCGGCTTCATCCCCGGCGTGCATCGGCAGATGGACCTGGACAAGGGGTTCGTCAGCCGCGTGGTCAATTCGCGCCGCGACTTCATCGCCCTGGCCGGGCAGGATTTCCCGGACGCCTTCAGCTTCTTCCTCGCCGACTCCTACATCGAGAGCCTCAACATCCAGGACAACATCCTCTTTGGTCGTGTGCGCACCGATTCGCCCGGAGCCGAGGACGAGATCAACCACCGCATCATGCAGGCCCTGATCATGCAAGGCGCGCTCGAACCCGTGGCCGAGATCGGCCTGGGATTTGAGGTGGGCTCCATGGGCGACCGCCTCTCGGGCGGACAGCGCCAGAAGATCGCCCTGGCGCGCACCTTCCTCAAGAGCCCGCCCGTGCTCATCCTCGACGAGGCCACTGCCGCTCTGGACAACAAGTCCCAGGGCCGGGTGCAGAACATCATCACCTCCAACCTCAAGGGCAAGTCCACCGTGCTCGCGGTCATCCACCGCCTGGACATGCTCCCCTATTACGACAAGGTCGTGGTGCTCAAGGCGGGAAAGATCGTGGAACAGGGACCATACGAGGAACTGCTCGAGCAAAAGGGCGCGCTCTACACCCTCATCCACGGCAGGGAAGAATAGCGGGCAGGATCGCCGGAAACGGTTTTTCCAAAAGGAAAGCAGTTGCAGCCGATTTTGCCCAGCTTGGCGAAATCGGCTGCTTTTTTGAGAAAATGCGCAATAAAATTCTTGGAATTTGAAAAAACAGCGTGGGAATTTCGCTTTACAGGGTGTTTTTTTGGATGTAGTCCCTGATCTCCCAATCGGGACTCTCTCCCTCTCATAGATACTCCGGCTCCGGGGATGGCCCCCGGAGCCGGGGGATCCGAAGGCGCTCGACAACGCTGCCAGCCTGAACAGCTTCTCCCACAGTACCTTTCAAGGAGGCGATCATGTCCGAACCCGCAGAAAAGGCCACCGAACTCTTTCGCCAGATGAACAAGAACCGCCGGGATGTCTTCAAGGCATACCAGGGGTTCACCGCCACCATCAAGAAGGGCAGCGCCATCGAGGACAAATATCAGTCCCTCATCCTCATCGCCTGCTCCATCCTCTCCCAATGCGACATGTGCATCTCGCTCCACGTGCAGAACGCCGCCACCCACGGTGCCAGCCGCGACGAAATCATCGACGCCGGACTCCTCGCAGTCGCCATGGGCGGCTCACCCAAGATGATGTACATGCGCTACGTCTACGAAGAAGTGGACAAACTCTTCGACTAACCCCCACGCACCAGCACATGAAACGGCTGGCCTGTCCACACGGACAGGCCAGCCGTTTCATATGGGAGGGGCTGGGTGTGGGTGGGAGATTCCGGGGGGAAAACTTTTGGAAATAGCCGCCACCTTGTGTGGGACTATCGGCTCTTGCCTTCTGTTTTCAACGGGTTGCGACCGATTGGTCGCAGCCCGTTGATCTTTGTGTGTGACTGCCGTGTGTGAATCTGTCAGGCAACCTGGCGACTTTGGGCTTCATAGATTGCCATGGCGTCCCGTTCCACGTTCCGCAGCTTTTCCAGATAGATCTCGGTGCTCCGTCGGTCGGCATGCCCCAGCAGATGCTGAATGCCCGAGATGAGCGCGCCGTTGTTGTCCATCACCGAAGCGCCCGATGCCCGGAATCGATGGAAGGAATAGTAGCCGACACCGGCTTTCTCGCATGCCGTCTTGAGCATGGAGTAGCGACCCTTGGTGTACGGCCCGACCACCATCCGTTTCTGCTTGTGGCTGTAGCTGCGGCACCAGAACACCCATTCCTTTTCAGGGTCGCGCCTGGCATACAGCTCACTGAGCACCTCGTAGAGCTTGTCGGTCATCGGTACCTGCCTGAGCACGGGCTTGCGGTCCTTGTTCTTGAAGGTCTTCAACTCCACGTACCGCTCTTCGAAGTTGACCCGCTTCCATTTCAGCCGATGCACCTCGACGCTTCGAGCCAGGGTCTCGCGGATCACCCACAGGTATGGCTGGTCTTCAGGTTTGGCCGCCGCAATGATCCGGTCCAGTGCCTGGGAATCCGGTGTCCGCTTCTTCTTCTCGGCCAAATGGCTTGGAAACGATTCTAGCCCGGCAAAGGGGTTGTCGGCGATGAACCGCTGTCCCCTTTTCATGGCCCAGGCGAATGTTGCCCGCAGTAGCAGCAGATCGGCATTGGCCGCCACGGGCGTCGACGACCTGGACCGGGACAGCAGGTAATCGTCAGCCATTCTGCTGGTGATGGTGCTGCACGGCACGTCGCCAAAGTGCCTGAGCAGCCGCTGGGCGGCGTAGCGGGTGTTCTTGTAATATTGGGTCGAAAAGCAGCGCTCCAGCAGCGCATCAAGTCGCCTGTTGAGCATGTCAAGCAAGTCCATGTCGTTCCTTTCGGCCATCCCGTCTGCCTTCGCCACCTCCTTTTTTCTTTGCGCCTGCGCCGCCTGCGCTTCGCGTTTTGTCCCAAACCACGCCTTGGTGTAGCGCTTGCCCTTCACCATGAAGTCGTACCGGAACCCTTTTCCGGCTTTGGAATAGATGGTCATAAATGTCCCTCCGGGAAGGGAAGAACCATGACCCACCGCGTTTGACGCCGCCGATGTCTTCGGCATGGCCGTAGACCCAGTCCACGCTTTTGCCCAGATAGTCTGCGACATCCTTCACGGTGAGTATGCTCAGTTCCGCTTCGTTGTCAAAGCCCACAATTCTTCCCCGGTCTTTTCATTGAATCTCTCGCCCTGTCCGCCGTGAGCCGACATGGATTGTCGCCCCACAGGTCAGTTTGACACTCCCGGAATATGAAAACGCAAGCTCGGCAAGGGGGAAAATTTCAGAAAGTGACATTTTTCCCGGTGGCACTCGGGCCTCCTTGCTTTCGAGTACCATTTTTGGTGCAGAGACTGGCACCATCGGTCTGATGCCAGAGCGCTGCCGGATTGAATGAACGAGTCAATCTCAACCGCTGCGCCTCGCAACCTCATCTGACGAAATCGACATTCGTTCCCAGGTAGCGGACCTCATTTGGCGACCTCACGCCCGAAAGGAAACCCCGCCGAAGCGGGGTTCTGTCAATGGCTGTTGCCAAGGCAGGCATCGGACACGTCACGGCGGGCGGGGGAATGGCCGGCAGTGACTTTGATGTCGTCACGGGCCGCCGGAAAAACTTCGGCGATGCACCCGTCACCCCTGCCATCGTCTTTCATTTGCCGGGCAACTGCCGCAAAATGCGTGCTCGTGATATTGGTCCATTTGCGAACACCCAAGCCCGCACGGCGAAGCCGCCTGGCAAAGGCCTTGGCGTTTTGGTGGGTCCTGTACTGTTTCGATTTGGGGCCGGACAGGGTTGCCCTGTTCGCGCACTTCATATGGATCTCCTTCCTGAAGTTCGGGGCAGCGCCCCGGGACAAAGCAGGTCGGACCTTCCCCGTTTGCCGGGGAATGACCTGCCTATGGCGCGAATGCGCCACACAACAACCGACACGAGACAAATCAATGTCCGTTTCCCACAGAAGAAAAAATCCTGAAAATCCAGTCAATAAGGGGTGCCACCACGCAGGCTCGTTCGTCCTGCGCATAAAGCGGTGGCCGTGGGGGAATTTTGACAACGGCAGATTTCTAGACATCTACCGTTTGTCCGGCGGGGGTGCTGTGTTCCAGCCTGGCGTTTGGATGTGAAACTGTGCCGTTTGGAAATGAACGGCAGCGAAGTGCTCGGTGTTACGGCATGTTAGTGCCACTTTAAGCGTTCATCAGTTTAGACTTCGTCAAAACTTATGAACGCGCCTTGGTTGCGTCATACCTCCTTTTGATTACGAAATTATCCAACGGATATGCCCTACCATATGACGCCGCAAAACCTTCGCGCAAGCTTCAGCGAAGGGATATTTCCCCCTCCCGCCGTTTTTTCCGCGAGCGTGACGCAAGCAGCCGCCGGGGCAAGGCCGAGCCCTTCGGGCGTCCGTCTTCGCCGGACGGCCTTGCCCCAGCGACTTTGCTTGCGTCGTCATCCACGCAGGCGACGGCGAGAGGGATGGCGGAGGCGGCTCCGGCTCAAGGGATTGAAGGGCGCATGCAAGCCAGCAGAGCTTGAAGTGGCTGAAAATCTTTGCGCTGATGCGGGATATGCAGGTGAGGGGCCGCGAAATGCTATCGAAAAAGCAGGGTATGCTCCGCATGTTCGGCCACGAGGAGAAGAGGTTGCGGAAAAAGAGCGCAACCCTGACTTCAAACCTCGGATGGGTCGTTGATGTGAGCCTGTCTTGGCTCAACCGTTTCAGATACTCTTGGTTAGATTTGATAACTTCTTTCATCTCACATGGCTTTGACTCATTTGGCTGCTGCTATCTTCACCTTGATAAAAACAGGAGTTATTGACGGATACATTCTAAAAATGATCTGCCATGATCGCTTGACAGTGCAACACCTTGTTGATAATGAAATTCAAAATCACGAAAGATGGGGGCTGTTTCCCATGCCTGGGCGCAGGCTTTGCTTTTCTTTTTGTTCTGCGGATTGTTCCTAAACGCCTTGTTGAGGCTGTGAGGTTTGTGCCATGTTCATGGATTTGGACCAGGGCGCGGGGGTCGGGGACCCCTCTCCCATGGTTGCCCGGCATCGGGAATATTACGGCAGCCTCGGTATGTTCGAGGAGATGCCCCGGCCTGCACAGCCGCTTTGCTCTGGCTGCCGCTGGGAGGTGGTCCAGGGGTTTGGCGCGGGATTCACCGAGGTGCTGCATCTTGGCAGCGGCCCCAACGTGGGTATATGCGGCTACAAGTTCGACACCGCACCGGAAGGTGACTACAGGAAGTATTGCTCATCCCTTCAGTTCAGCATCATGCTGACGGGATCATTCAGAATATCTTCCCTGGGCGACGGGAGGTCGGAGACCGTGCGCGCCGGTGATGTCTGGTTCTCTGCCGAAGGGGCGGAGGACGAGGTCCGTTGCACCCATCCCGCCGGTGAGCTCATCAGCGGCGTATCGGTCGAAGTGTCGAGGAGCATGCTGGACCATTGGCTCGGCACAGCCTCCTGCAAGCTCAGCCGGACTCTCGAACGGATGGTGGACAAGCGTCTCAGCCACAGGGAGTTCATGGTGTGCGGGTCGTTCCCCAGGATGCGCTGCCTGTCAGCCTGCCATCCACTCATGCAGGTTGCCCGCAGCCTGCTCATGACCGAGCATGACACCGTTTGCGGGCGCTTGATGTTCGAGTCGCGCGCCCTGGATTATCTGAGCCAGGCTCTTGCGCTTGATGGCTCTTTGCCGGAGCGCATGCAGGAAGACCGGTCGCAGCGACGGAAGGCCGTGGAGGCGGCGGTGGACATCCTTGACGAAGAGTGGGGCGCGCCGCCCACCATCTCCGCGTTGTCGCGCCGGGTCGGGGTCAACGAGTGCTACCTCAAGACGGATTTCCGTGAGCGCACCGGGCTGTCCATCGGCGAGTATGTCCGAAGAATCCGGATGGAAAGCGCCCTGGCCCTCATTGAGTCCAGTCGCTGCTCGGTGCTCCAGGCGGCCACCTTTGTCGGGTATTCCAATCCCAGCCATTTCAGCCGCGCGTTCAAGCGGTTCCACGGCTATCTGCCATCCTCCTGCCTCTGCCGATGAGGAGAAACGCCTCCCCCGGATATGGATCGCGAGGATCGGGGCGGGGCTGTTTTCTGAATCTTTCTTTCTGACCGTAGCTGCCTGCCCGTGAATCCCGGTGGAGTTTTTCCCGGTCGCGATTCAGTTATTACCGATCGGGGTGGAATTCCCGCCCTGGCCCCTGCATTGTCCTCGTGTTCCGCTCCAATGCGGCGATCAAAGCGGATCGGGGACGCCATGCCCGGCGTCTCCTTCTTTGCCAAGCGAGGTATTCAATGCGATCACAGGAAGATTGTTCGGGCTGCGGGCAGGAACATGTCGGTTCCGCCCGGCATCGGGAAGAACGGATTCCCGGCATTTGGGAGCTGATGCGCCCGGTGCGGGCGGGCATCCGCACGGCCATAGCCATGTCGGCCATTGGCTCGGTGGCCGGGTTGGCCGGAGTGGCCGCGCTGGCCCTGGTGGTCACGGCGTTGCTGGGTCACGATCCCCGGCTCTGGGTCTGGGTGTGCCTGTCCATCGGGCTGACCCTGGTCAGC from Pseudodesulfovibrio aespoeensis Aspo-2 includes the following:
- a CDS encoding STAS domain-containing protein, with amino-acid sequence MALIESKENEIIILTVNGNLDAEGTQAMEEKVLALLEAGEKCLLFDFSELDYINSSGLRILVLAYQRLKKSSGRVAICGVKDYIQEVFEVSGYDKIFPLFRDREGAVSGM
- a CDS encoding ATP-binding protein, with the protein product MNCFRRFQPEVEQFGLTHGLPPKAVFHLTLCLDELVTNIIDYGYADFDEHPIDVTISLDGDCVTIRIEDDAEPFNLLEAPDPELEVPLEDRLRPIGGMGIHLVKRMMDQIEYARENGRNILLLKKRICNECFPEGEKPA
- a CDS encoding SpoIIE family protein phosphatase — its product is MNLSIRIKIFLVLVAFSLLPLFLSRTVTSHTATTMAETLSDRTRTELLDIVTAELQHSAMSILRTVEGRGQALRLGTMMLARQAGSLLDETKPESLTSARPPSPWPLAQKITAPKGRYDKQIMHGATISLLVDFEAQTFHVSPFVRDTSVLSQVDRLHGLLPTFADVYAQLDSSATWVQVGLESGLLVRYPGLDSFPMVYDHRDQPWYENVKASGHAVWTLPQIDPTTRQVMATIAHPVHDASGGFAGVAAIDIPIQSVLHETDITSRWSEDTRSFMVARDPGGGLLILAQQSYEATKSQHWRAGIEPERMASDDSEAFARLLAAMDASDSGAMRLPYHGEDSVWAFASNPNFSFLLIAPESVVARLPDEVSGSLTTMFNRIRSVSAIISAIMLVATGLIAWFGSRAITRPIIRMTEAAERLSRGDFSARMDTVRTGDERDVLTDSFNNMVPKLAEHVRLSRDLALAEEVQGLLLPGSVPTLPGYEIAGGIVYCDQTGGDYYDFLDTRVEHGRALGVLLGDVSGHGVPSALIMASARGQMHSLTEVPMSAEARISTVNASLARDLDGTGRFLTLFYLELLDGSGSVRWVRAGHDPAIRYSPDRDEFGELDGAGLPLGVASDFVYVEEHTVLEEGELLVLATDGVWEARDEAGEMFGKQRVLALVRENAHKCPEDIRTALMQAATRHQAGGQEDDMAVVVIRKTLNG
- a CDS encoding ABC transporter ATP-binding protein/permease; amino-acid sequence: MPHPNETKRITKTSLYSWVLFRNLHLQLIVVGIIVVTVVMRVLPLEMQKRIINEAIGMKDLHALYLYCGLYIGTVTLAGILKYVINLMQNYIGEKTLMTVRERLYEHLLSLPIQFYRRTSPGNVISYIITEFIPVATFIGQAVAVPAVNILTFFAMAGYMIYLNPTIGIISITLYPIELILLPRIQKYFRRANRQRIKHTQRLSGLVGEAVTGVHEVHSNASIPLEKARFKNILTKLYKATLMQNALRFGIKFINNFFMSLGPFILFLIGGYYAIKGQFDVGAIVAFLSAYEKLYDPWKELMEFWQVYQDSSVRYKQIMRAFDHAPEFAQAVEGREPYRLDNDIEVRDLSFVVGGNIKLLDRVSLSVKGGEHVALVGFSGSGKSTLALCVAQLYKYTGGSILVGGREVTELTKPDISFNLGMVAQHPFIFDGTVRDNLLYSCRALSMQGGGCTESGGEPDLDTLIKLTQQVGLFTDILAFALRARLGEEAKNPGLRDIIVASRREFQQGETGMFADVAEHIEFFDQGTYSRYMTVVENIAFGAPVKDEFDQEHLPMLPWFIEFLESHGLMAHLMVLGETLARVVTDEMGPEPAHDAFAGCPIPEARYGDYLMVANRLDSGEPLNKEETGLIIRLALGFIPGVHRQMDLDKGFVSRVVNSRRDFIALAGQDFPDAFSFFLADSYIESLNIQDNILFGRVRTDSPGAEDEINHRIMQALIMQGALEPVAEIGLGFEVGSMGDRLSGGQRQKIALARTFLKSPPVLILDEATAALDNKSQGRVQNIITSNLKGKSTVLAVIHRLDMLPYYDKVVVLKAGKIVEQGPYEELLEQKGALYTLIHGREE
- a CDS encoding carboxymuconolactone decarboxylase family protein produces the protein MSEPAEKATELFRQMNKNRRDVFKAYQGFTATIKKGSAIEDKYQSLILIACSILSQCDMCISLHVQNAATHGASRDEIIDAGLLAVAMGGSPKMMYMRYVYEEVDKLFD
- a CDS encoding tyrosine-type recombinase/integrase — translated: MTIYSKAGKGFRYDFMVKGKRYTKAWFGTKREAQAAQAQRKKEVAKADGMAERNDMDLLDMLNRRLDALLERCFSTQYYKNTRYAAQRLLRHFGDVPCSTITSRMADDYLLSRSRSSTPVAANADLLLLRATFAWAMKRGQRFIADNPFAGLESFPSHLAEKKKRTPDSQALDRIIAAAKPEDQPYLWVIRETLARSVEVHRLKWKRVNFEERYVELKTFKNKDRKPVLRQVPMTDKLYEVLSELYARRDPEKEWVFWCRSYSHKQKRMVVGPYTKGRYSMLKTACEKAGVGYYSFHRFRASGASVMDNNGALISGIQHLLGHADRRSTEIYLEKLRNVERDAMAIYEAQSRQVA
- a CDS encoding helix-turn-helix domain-containing protein: MFMDLDQGAGVGDPSPMVARHREYYGSLGMFEEMPRPAQPLCSGCRWEVVQGFGAGFTEVLHLGSGPNVGICGYKFDTAPEGDYRKYCSSLQFSIMLTGSFRISSLGDGRSETVRAGDVWFSAEGAEDEVRCTHPAGELISGVSVEVSRSMLDHWLGTASCKLSRTLERMVDKRLSHREFMVCGSFPRMRCLSACHPLMQVARSLLMTEHDTVCGRLMFESRALDYLSQALALDGSLPERMQEDRSQRRKAVEAAVDILDEEWGAPPTISALSRRVGVNECYLKTDFRERTGLSIGEYVRRIRMESALALIESSRCSVLQAATFVGYSNPSHFSRAFKRFHGYLPSSCLCR